Proteins from a single region of Bos javanicus breed banteng chromosome 7, ARS-OSU_banteng_1.0, whole genome shotgun sequence:
- the SLC35A4 gene encoding probable UDP-sugar transporter protein SLC35A4: MSVEDGGVPGLGHPRKARWTLMLLLSTAMYGAHAPLLALCHVDGRMPFRPSSAVLLTELTKLLLCALSLLVGWQAWPQGTPPWRQAAPFALSALLYGANNNLVIYLQRYMDPSTYQVLSNLKIGSTALFYCLCLRHRLSARQGLALLLLMAAGACYAAGGLQDPGTTLPGPPSAAATSPMPLHITPLGLLLLILYCLISGLSSVYTELLMKRQRLPLALQNLFLYSFGVLLNLGLHAGGGPGPGLLEGFSGWMALVVLSQALNGLLMSAVMKHGSSITRLFVVSCSLVVNAVLSAALLRLQLTAAFFLATLLIGLAVRLYYGSR; the protein is encoded by the coding sequence ATGAGTGTAGAGGACGGGGGTGTGCCAGGCCTGGGCCATCCCAGGAAGGCCCGCTGGACCCTGATGCTGCTCCTGTCCACTGCTATGTACGGTGCCCATGCCCCATTGCTGGCACTGTGCCACGTGGACGGCCGTATGCCCTTCCGACCCTCCTCGGCTGTACTGCTGACTGAACTGACCAAGCTGTTGCTCTGCGCCCTCTCCCTCTTGGTGGGCTGGCAAGCATGGCCCCAGGGGACCCCACCCTGGCGCCAGGCCGCCCCGTTTGCACTGTCAGCCCTGCTATACGGCGCCAACAACAACCTGGTGATCTACCTGCAACGTTACATGGACCCCAGCACCTACCAGGTGCTGAGCAATCTCAAGATTGGAAGCACAGCCCTGTTCTACTGCCTCTGCCTCCGACACCGCCTTTCTGCACGCCAGGGCTtagcgctgctgctgctgatggccGCCGGAGCCTGCTATGCAGCCGGGGGcctccaggacccagggaccacCCTTCCCGGGCCCCCCTCAGCAGCTGCTACGAGCCCCATGCCCCTGCACATCACTCCACTGGGACTGCTGCTTCTCATCCTGTATTGCCTCATCTCCGGCTTGTCCTCTGTGTACACAGAGCTGCTCATGAAGCGGCAGCGGCTGCCGCTGGCCCTTCAAAACCTCTTCCTCTACTCTTTTGGTGTGCTCCTGAACCTAGGTCTGCATGCAGGTGGTGGCCCCGGCCCGGGCCTCCTGGAGGGTTTCTCGGGATGGATGGCACTCGTGGTGCTGAGCCAGGCACTGAATGGACTGCTCATGTCGGCCGTCATGAAACACGGCAGCAGCATCACACGCCTCTTTGTCGTGTCCTGCTCTCTAGTGGTCAACGCCGTGCTGTCAGCCGCCCTGCTGCGGCTTCAGCTCACCGCTGCCTTCTTCCTGGCCACACTGCTCATTGGCCTGGCAGTACGCCTGTACTACGGCAGTCGCTAG